From the Paenibacillus sp. R14(2021) genome, the window TGTAGCGGCGCCGGAGGCACCCCCCGCAGCCGCAGCGCTCTGCGTACCTGTTGGAGCCGTCTCGGCTGCCCGAAACCTGCAGTGCACCGTTTCGGCGCCTGCAGCGGTAAGTGCTTCGCGCAGCGCAGCCTCAATCGCGCGCTCCGCGCTAGCTGCTGCTCCGAGCACTGTAAGCGATACGCCACGGTCTTTCACTACAACATCGCGGAAGGAAATCGCTCCTTCCGCATTATATGGGGCCGCCGCAGTTTCGGCGGCCTTTAAAGCTTCCTCGCGGTTCAACATGGTTGGTCTTCTCTCCTCTTGTCCCTGTATACAAACCGAACTTCCTACATTATAACAAGTCGGAGAGCCTGTTCCAAGCTTGGTCAACTACCGCTCTTCCCGGCATTCGCGCTTCCTTCCGGACGGGAACCCCACTTCTCTCCTGCCGTAAACCTGAGTACGCCTTGGTAAATGGATGCCGCTACCCGCTTCTGATACTCCGAATCAGCCAGTCTCGAGGCTTCTCCCGGATTAGACAAGAAACCCACTTCAACGAGCGCACTCGGCACCTCATTCATCGCCTTCAGCAGGTACACCGTATTTACCGTCGCAGCCAGTCGCTCCGTATTTTCCAAATTGCGCCGGATCTCATCTTGGATTAAGGAAGCAAGTACGGCATTCTCTGGCAGATTCGGATAGAAGAACGTTTGCGCACCCGACCACCGTGGTGAAGGAATACTGTTCATATGAATGCTAAGCAGCAGATTCGCATTCTTTTCCTTGACGAACTCTGCCCGTTTCTGCAAATCCTGCGTCTTTCGCTTGCTCAGCTTCGAAGTCCCTTCCTCTGCCAAATCATTATCTCCTTCGCGCGTCATCACTACAATCGCGCCTGCTTGCTG encodes:
- the cwlD gene encoding N-acetylmuramoyl-L-alanine amidase CwlD, producing the protein MRRVRSRFVIWITYRGAVRIGLGIAAVLLTVILLTQEVPATRTWTYWTLPLSGKVIAIDAGHGGADGGAVSKQGLVEKDLNLAIALQLRDYLQQAGAIVVMTREGDNDLAEEGTSKLSKRKTQDLQKRAEFVKEKNANLLLSIHMNSIPSPRWSGAQTFFYPNLPENAVLASLIQDEIRRNLENTERLAATVNTVYLLKAMNEVPSALVEVGFLSNPGEASRLADSEYQKRVAASIYQGVLRFTAGEKWGSRPEGSANAGKSGS